The sequence AGTTGGGATGACCAGctgtggagaggagctacccactccagggtctcctctctgctgagagctgagcaAATGTCGGGACAACTGGCTATGGAGAGGGGCTacccactccagggtctcctctctgctgaaggTTGAACACTTGTCAGGACACCCTCACTGTGGAGAGGAGCTATCCACTGTgagtctcctctgagctgttatATCACTCAATAAAGCCTCTCTTCACCTTGCTCACCTTTCACTTGTCCATGTAGCTCATTCTTCCAGggtgcaggacaagaactcaagaCCCACCAAATGGaggggctgaaacatgccccttgcttgccacattgcaaatgacaagaaggagagaagagctgcagcccttcagGGAACCCAGACTTAggagctccccaagccagggctgtgacaccctttTTAGGGttctgtggttcctggcatcttCAAGCTTCCAGGCACCACCATGTTCCCCAATGCCAGCCATGGAAGCTGCTTGCAGTATGTCTGGTCCAGCTGCAGACTTGCAGGGAGCTGGCACccatgctggcacctggagctgtCTGCCCTGCCACAGTCAGGGTGCGCCTGGATGTACGCAGAGGCCATACCCTACACTCGGCTCGCTCACCTCTCACCACTTGGCTCACTGGCAGGCAGGGGATCCAGGCAGGTAGTGTAAGCTGAGTGCAGCCTGCCTGGCCAAGTGGACTCAGTGGGCCtgagcaaaacttgggcaaaggcaacactggccacagaggttgcTGGCTGGTGAAGCAACACCTCAATGATCCCATAACATTATGTTGGGAGGGCAGGGACTTGAACACTAGACCTCTTGAATAACATCAATCCCTGGACATGTTCCAGATTTACAGGTGATAGAAACCACAAATGGCAAAGTCCCAGTAGCAGGAAGGGAGTCTTTGATTACAAGAAGCACTACATGTTGAGTCCAGAATAATTGTTTCAGAACTGATTTCTCCAAGACTTGTGCCAGGCATGATAACATGGTACTGTGTGCATGAGGCTTATgaaaaggaatatatattttacataagctAGTAGATAGTAATTATATTAGTTGTGACTTTTGTTGCTCCCCCTCCTAAGAAAGCAACTTAATTTAGATTAGCAAAAACCAGAATCCACTATAAAGGGTTGTCCATTAGAAACAAAAGTTCAGGAATGTGAATGTAGCCAGGTTTtaggaaaaatggaaatgaaaaaataggaACACATGAGGATTCTCTAAACTAAGGGTCCACAAGattaaacagttttttttaaaacaggccTGAAGTTACACAGGCAGAGGCACTCCATGTTAGTCTGGCTGCAAAGTCCATACTCTTAACCATCTCTCAACtttgctcctctctctctctttggctaCTCTTTTCTCTTTGCAGACATGGTTACTCTTGACCTCTCCAGTCCACATAGTCAAACATGATTACCTCACAGCTCCCAAGTTTGCATGCTATGGATCCAATGACTCACTCCCTGGTACTAATGACAATTCTCGAAACCTGGCAGAAAGAATCTGATTGCTCTAGGGAGAGTCAGTGTCACTCAGAGCAAACATGAGTGACTCGCTCTGTGGATGGGGAAGAAGGATGGCTGGAGAAAATGCTCAGAGAAATGGGATGGTTAGGTCATAAACTGGAAAGCCACCCCGAATGTGCTACAGTGATAAATCTGAACTAACTCAGTTAAGTGTGGTGTTATAGTCTGTCTTCAAGTGTCATGAGGCTTCCTTTGGGGAGCTGTTTAAcatatttcattaataataaaaatgttaatgtatTAATTGGGAGGTTACTTTTTGATAGTCACTgtgcattttttttattattatactttaagatctagggtacatgtgcacaacgtgcaagtttgttacgtatgtatacatgtgtcatgttggtgtgctgcacccattaactcgtcatttacattaggtatatctcctaatgctatccctcccccctcccctctcttcacaataggccctggtatgtgatgttccccttcctgtgtccaagtgatcttattgttccattcccacctatgagtgagaacatgcagtgtttggttttccgtctTGCggtggtttgctgagaatgatggtttccagctgcatccaaggacacaaactcatccttttttatggctgcatagtattccatggtgtatatgtgccacattttcttaatccagtctgtcactcatggacatttgggttgattccaagtctttgctattgtgaatagtgctgcaataaacatacgtgtgcatgtgtctttatagcagcatgatttataatcctttgggtatatacccagtaatgggatggctgggtcaaatggtatttctagttctagatccttgaggaatcgccacactgtcttccacaatgattaaactggtttacagtcccaccaacagtgtaaaagtgttcctatttctccacatcctctccagcacctgttgtttcgtgacctttttaatgattgcattctaactggtgtgagatggtatctcattgtggttttgatttgcatttctctgatggcgagtgatgatgagcattttttcatgtgtctgttggctgtatgaatgtcttcttttgagaagtgtctgttaatatcctttgcccactttttgatggggttgtttgtttttttcttgcaaatttgtttgagttctttataggttctggatattagccctttgtcagatgagtagattgcaaaaattttctcccattctgtaggttgcctgttcactctgatggtagtttcttttgctgtgcagaagttctttagtttaattagatcccatttgtcaattgtggcttttgttgccgttgcttttggtgttttagacatgaagtccttgcccatgcctatgtcctgaatggtattacctaggttttcttctagggtttttatggttttaggtctaacatttaagtctgtaatccatcttgaattaattttcatataaggagtaaggaaaggatccagtttcagctttctacttatggctagccaattttcccagcaccatttattaaatagggaatcctttccccatttcttgtttctctcaggtttgtcaaagatcagatggctgtaaatgtgtggtattatttctgagggctctgttctgttccattggtctatatccctgttttgataccagtaccatgctgttttgggtactgtagacttgtagcatagtttgaagtcaggtagcgtgatgcctccagctttgttcttttggcttaggattgtcttggcaatgcaggctcttttttggttccatatgaactttaaagcagttttttccaattctgtgaagaaagtcattggtagcttaatggggataacattgaatctataaattaccttgggcagtatggccattttcacgatattgattcttcctatccatgagcatggtatgttctttcatttgtttgtgtcctcttttatttcactgagcagtggtctgtagttctccttgaagaggtcctttacatcccttgtaagttgaattcctaggtattttattctctttgaagcaattgtgaatggaagttcattcctgatttggctctctgtttgtctgttactggtgtataagaatgcttgtgatttttgcacattaattttgtatcctgagactttgctgaagttgcttatcagcttaaggagattttgggctgagacaatggggttttctaaatatacaatcatgtcatctgcaaacagggacaatttgacttcttcttttcctaactgaatccccttgatttctttctcttgcctgattgccctagccagaacttccaacactatgttgaataggagtggtgagagagggtatccctgtcttgtgccagttttcaaaggaaatgtttccagtttttgcccattcagtatgatattggctgtgggtttgtcataaatagctcttattattttgagatatgttccatcaataccaaatttattgagagtttttagcatgaagggctgttgaattttgtcaaaggccttttctgtatctattgagataatcatgtggtttttgtctttggttctgtttatatgttggattacgtttattgatttgcatatgttgaaccagccttgcatcccagggatgaagcccacttgatcatggtggataagcttttagatgtgctgctggattcggtttgccagtattttattgaggagttttgcatcgatgttcataagggatattagtcttaaattctctttttttgttgtgtctctgccaggctttggtatcaggatgatgttggcctcatgaaatgagttacggaggattccctctttttctattgatagtaatagtttcagaaggaatggtaccagctcctccttgtacctctggtagaattcagctgtgaacccgtctggtcctggactttttttggttggtaggctattaatcattgcctcaatttcagagcctgctattggtctgttcagggatttaacttcttcctggtttagtctttggagagtgtaagtgtccaggaaattatccatttcttctaggttttttagtttatttgcatagaggtgtttatagtattctctgatggtagtttgtatttatgtggggtcggtggtgatatcccctttatcattttttattgtgtctatttgattcttctctcttttcttctttattagtcttgctagtggtctatcaattttgttgatcttttcaaaaaaccagctcctggattcattgattttttggagggctttttgtgtctctatctccttcagttctgctctgatcttagttatttcttgccttctgctagcttttgaatgtgtttgctcttgcttctctagttcttttaattgtgatgttagggtgtcaattttagatctttcctgctttctcttgtgggcatttagtgctataaatttccctctacacactgctttaaatgtgtcccacagattctggtatgttgtatctttgttctcattggtttcaaagagcatctgtatttctgccttcatttcgttatgtacccagtagtcattcaggagcaggttgttcagtttccatgtagttgagcagttttgattgagtttcttagtcctgagttctagtttgattgcactgtgctctgagagacagtttgttataatttctgttcttttacatttgctgaggagtgctttacttccaactacatggtcaattttggaataagtgcgatgtggtgctgagaagaatgtatattctgttgatttggagtggagagttctgtagatgtctattaggtccacttagtGCAGAGttcagttcaattcctggatatccttgttaactttctgtctcattgatctgtctaatgttgacagtggggtgttaaagtctcccattattattgtatgggagtctaagtctctttgtaagtctctaaggacttgctttatgaatctggatgctcctgtattgggtgcatatatttaggatagttagctcttcctgattaattgatccctttaccattatataatggccttctttgtctcttttgatctttgatggtttaaagtctattttatcagagactaggattgcaacccctgctttttttgttttccatttgcttggtagatcttcctccatccctttattttgagcctatgtgtgtctctgcatgtgagatggatctcctgaatacagcaaactgatgggtcttgactctttatccaatttgccagtctgtgtcttttaattggacaatttagtccatttacatttaaggttaatattgctatgtgtgaacTTAATCCTGtaattatgatattagctggttattttgcttgttagttgatgcagtttcttcctagcatcgatggactttacattttggcatgtttttgcaatgactggtacctgttgttcctttccatgtttagtgcttccttcaggatctcttgtagggcaggcctggtggtgacaaaatctctaagcatttgcttgtctgtaaaggattttatttctccttcacttatgaaacttagtttggctggatatgaaattctgggttgaaaattcttttctttaagaatgttgaatattggccccaactctcttctggcttgtagagtttctgccgagagatctgctgttagtcagATGGgtttctctttgtgggtaacccaacttttctgtctggctgcccttaacattttttccttcatttcaactttggtgaatctgacaattatttgtcttggagttgctcttctcgaggagtatctttgtggcattctctgtatttcctggatttgaatgttcacctgccttactaggttggggaagttctcctggatgatatcctgcagagtgttttccaacttggttccattttccctgtcactttcaggcacaccaaccagacgtagatttggtcttttcacataatcttatatttcttggaggctttgttcatttctttttactcttttttctctacacttctcttcttgcttcatttcattcatttgatcttcaatcgctgatactctttcttccagttgatcaagttggttactgaagcttgtgcatttgtcacgtagttcttgtgtcatggttttcatctctgttagttcgtttatggtcttctctgcattgattattctagttatccattcatcaattcttttttcaaggcttttagtttctttgcactggatATGTAGTTCCTCcgttagctctgagaagtttgatcgactgaagccttcttctcttaactcgtcaaagtcattctccatccagctttgttccattgctggcgaagagctgcattcctttggagggggagatgcactctgattttttgaatttccagcttttctgcactgctttttccccatctttgtggttttatctgcctttggtcttttatgatggtgatgtactgatggggttttggtgtgggtgtcctttctgtttgttagttttccttctaacagtcaggaacCTCAGCTgaaggtctgttggagttttcttgaggtccactccagacactgtttgcctgggtatcagcagcggaggctgcagaagatagaatattactgaacaacgaatgttgctgtctgattcttgctctagaagcttcgtctcagaggtgtacccagccgtgtgaggtgtgaggtgtgaggtgtcggtctgcacctagtaggggatgtctcccagttaggctactcaggggtcagggacccacttgagcaggcagtctgtccattctcagatctcaacctctgtgctgggagaaccactgctctcttcaaagctgtcagacagggatatttacatctgcagaggtttctgctactttttgtttaactatgccctgtccccagaggtgaagtctacagaggcaggcaggcctccttgagctgcggtgggctccacccaattcgagcttcctggaggctttgtttacctacttaagcctcaacaatggcgggctcccctcccccagactcgctgccaccttgcagttagatctcagactgctgtgctagcaatgagggagtctccgtgggcgtgggaccctctgggccaggtgtgggatataatctcctggtgtgccatttgctaagacccttggtaaagcgcagtattagggtgggagttacccgattttccaggtgttgtgtgtctcagtttcctttagctaggaaaaggaattcccttcccccttgcacttcccaggtgaggtgatgccttgccctgcttcaggtctcactggtcaggctgcacccacTGAGCAGCACTGACTGTccaacacaccccagtgagatgaacccagtacctcagttgaaaatgtagaaatcacccatattctgtgtcgctcacgctgggagctggaggctggagctgttcctattcggccatcttgggcgcccCATCCCGCTATGCATTTTTAACATATACACATACTGATCTTCACAACACCTCTATGGAGTTGGTTTAATTATTTCcatcttacaaatgaggaaactaagggtCCACAAGATTAAATAGTTCTTTCTAAACAGGTCTGAAGTGTGCAGGCAGAGGTACTCCATGTTAATCTGGTTGCAAAGTCTATGCTCTTAACCAGAAGGGTAATTATTAGTAGGCTTGAGCAATTATTGCCAGCATCCAATctaaaatcataaagaaatgaaatggaCTGTAAATATAAACTTCATATTGTAGTAATGATTTATCTAGAGGAAGACTGCTAAAGATTCTCTTCTTGGGCTGTATTATCTAGTTTGGTGGTGTTGCAGCAAACACTTCAGTGACTTTGGGTAGAAAATAGATATGCTGTATGTATATTAAGAGGAAAAAGAGTTACCCAAAATTTTCTCTAGGATATTAAGCAGGAAATAATTAAACAGACAACACTCTGAGCTCCTATAGTCAAAGAGGGGTTAAATGATGTCATTCAGGATGCATCTTGGTATTGGCAATTTTCTAAAATAGCAGATTggttttcaatttggatgccaaTTAAGAAGTGACTTTTCCAACTGTTGAAAGCAGCAAGTGGAGGTGCGGCCCTAGCGGCCAGGACTCTGAACTGTGGCAGCTAGTGATACAGAATGAGATGGACTAACCCCACAAAGGACATCACCAGATAGAGATAAGAAAAAAGAGTAGTCAGATGTATCTGTTCCTCCTGGAGCCTCAAAACATCATTATTCAAGATCACGATCaaggtcaagagaaagaaaatgaaagtcaagtaataaaggaagaaaacacaggagctGGAACAGAAGCAAAGAGGCAAGAAGACATGAATCCAAAGAAAAATCCTCTAAGAAACACAAATCTGAGGAACATAATGACAAAGAACATTCCTCTGATAAAGAGAGCAACTAAATTAATCTGAAAATAGTGAGGACAAGCACAAATGCAAAAAATGAAAGTCATCAAGAGGCAGAAGTCACTCAAGATCTAGGTCTCGTGAAAGACGCCATCATAGTAGAAGCAGGCTGGAGCAGAAGTCCCGATCCAGGAGTAGGGAGTGGAAGAAGTCTCAACCTAGAAGCAGAGAGGGGAAGAAATCAAGATCCAGAAGCAGGGAAAGAAAAGGGCAGATCAGGTCTCACTCCTGCTCAAGATCGAGACACAGGCATAGGACTAGAAGCAGGAGTAGGACAAAGAGTAGGAGTCGAGATAGaaaaaagagaattgaaaaaCCGAGAAGATTTAGCAGAAGTTAAAGCTGGACTCTGAGTCCACTTCCCTTCAGAGGCAGAAACACAGCAATCGATACACAAGAAGCTTTAGCTAGGAGGTTGGAAAGGGCAAAGAAATTATAAGAACAGCAATACAAGAAAAtggttgaaaaacaaaaacaacaagaaataaCTGCAGCAGCTGCAGCTACTGGGGGTTCTGTTCTCAATGTTGCTGCCCTGTTGGCATCAGGAATGCAAGTAATACCTCAGATAGCCATGACAGCTCAAATGGCAGCCCTGCAAGCTAAAGCTTTGGCAGAGACAGGAATAGCTGTACCTAGCTACTATAACCCAGCAGAATTTCCATGTGAATCCATTGAAATTTGctgaacaagagaaaaaaaggaaaatgctttgGCAGGGCAAGAAAGAAGAGGACAAATCTTAATCTTCTGAAATACGCGAAAAATTGAATTTTGGAAACAAGGACCAAAATGTCAAATTTAGGAAATTGATGGGTATTAAGAGTGAAGATGAAGCTCGATGTAGCTCAGTTGATGAAGAAAGTTACAAGACTCTGAAGCAATAGGAAGAAGTATTTAGAAGTTTAGATGCTCCGTATGAAAAGGCAAGATCACAAATCCACACACAAAGAGGAATGGGTTTGGGTTTCACATCTTCAATGTGAGGAATGGATGCAGTTTGAAAAAGATCATACTTTAAAGTTTGGGACTTTATATACTTCTTGTTCTGATGTCAGGTCCTTGTTCACCAAACAGCTAGCATTCTAGCTTGCATGGGTGTTACACTGactttcatttattgaaaaatatgaatttttataaatatcagaTAAGTGACACTGGTGTTAGTGTTGTAATCAGGTTAAACCCACTTACACTAAACTTGACAGGACTATAGAAGGACAATATTTTTTAGATCATGAATTCTACTTTTCAATACATAAAAGCTGTAGGTGCGATAAAAATCTCACACATGGATCTTTTTCGTGTCTACTGTCTTGTGTACTTTTGTACTTAATCTTGTACAGTTATTTTCATCTCTTGAAACATGAAAGAAATGTTATGTAGCTGTTCTTTAGAAGATCTGGCCATTTGGCACATAACTTAGCACAGATAACCTGGGTGGTGATGATAATAAAAAtggttttctcaaaaaaaaaagtgacttttcCTCACTGTCATGCTCCCCATTACACAATACAACAGAAAACAACATAACTGTCACATACAAATTGAAACTGGTCTGCACATGAACAAAGAAATAAGTGTTTGTTTTACAAAGTTCtaatttttattgcttattttttcagaataaaaatacaaagaaaatttaatagtCACTTATTCTCGGTTCTAGGTAATTTAGCACATTCTAAAGGGTTAGTGTTCCATCTTCCATCACGAAGAAAGCCCCATCTCAATGAACATCAGTTTGGAAACTGTTGTGTGGGACCATTAAGCAAGTCTGTGCTTACTGAGTAGACCCCTtgtgtaaacagaaccaaaagacACACCGCTTCCTCTCACTATCGCTGGGTGAAGCATTTCTGACTTACCAGGCTCCTCACAGCAGCCTTCACGTCCTTGTTCCTCAGGCTGTAGATGATGGGGTTGAGCATGGGGATCAACACTCCATAAAAGAGGGAGATGAGCTTGTCTGAAACATCCTGTTTGTCTGCCCCCAGGAGGTCCTTAGACTTGGGCTTTGCATACATGAAAAGAATAGTCCCATAGAAAATCACCACCACAGTAAGATGTGCAGAGCAAGTGGAGAAGGCCTTTCGCTGTCCCTCAGCTGAGGGGATCCTCAGGATGGTGGTAAGTATGAAGATGTAGGAGACAAAGATGAAGAGCACTGGGACCCCCAGGAAGATCACATTGGCCACCCCCATGCTGATCACATTGATGGAGATGTCAGCACAGGCCAACTTCAGAACTGCCAGGATCTCACAGGtgaaatgattaatgatgttatcCCCACAGAAGGGTAACTGTACTGCAAGAGAGATCTGCACCAAGGAGTTGGCTCCACCAGCCACCCAGGAGCTGGCAGCCATGGGCACATAGGCAGCCTTGCTTATGACTACTGGGTACCTAAGGGGGTTGCAGATGGCCACATAGCGATCAAACGCCATCATGCCCAGGAGCACACACTCTGTGGCTCCCATGGCAAAGGAGAGGAACATCTGCACTGCACAGCCTGAGAAGGAGATGGTTTTCCTGGGAGTGAGGAAACCGTCCAGGACCAGAGGAATGGAAGAGGTTGTGTAGCAGATGTCCAGGAAGGAGAGGTTCCCGAGGAAGAAGTACATGGGCATGTGTAGGTGGGAGTTGGACACAGTCACCAGGATGAGGACCCCGTTGCCCAGCAGGATCACCAGGTACATCAGCAGGATGAGTACAAAGAATGTTTTCTCCAGCCTTGGCTGATCTGACAGGCCAAGCAAGACAAATTCTGCCACAATGGATTGGTTGGCCACTTCCATTTTAAATTCTCTCTTCCCCATTTAGGGAAACTGAGAACAGCAAACATGTTTATAAAGATCAGTATGTGGTATTTATAATGAGATGCTTCTAGAACATATAATCAAATTTACCCTTTGAGATGCCAAACTGTAATATCAGCAGCTAACAGATAAAATTCACTGCCTACTGAAGTTACCTTAAAAGTCAGGACATGTCAGATCAAAAGTAGGAGAAGCAGACTCTGGAAATCTAATCAAACCAtgataaatgaaagaattttCATCAGATCAGTGGTATTAACACACTTGAAGGAATGGATATGCAAGGAAGGATCTGCATAAGCTCCATAAAAGAGGACCTTTGAGGGCATGCTGCGTGGTTCCAACACTGACCAGGGAAGTGGGCTCCTCTGGCCAGCCCTGCTTGTCCCTGAATTGTCCCTGCAGTGTCCTTGGGGGCTTCAGGCTGTCACACTCAGTGATGCTGGCCACTGACATCACCGCACCCACTCCCCTGGTTCTAATACTCTGATAATAATTCAGCTCCAAATACAGTCCTTCCCAGGGAGTATGTGATGAGCAGAGATCGGGAAAACTAGGGTCTATCCAGCATTTACATTTGTTACTTGATTCCTGTTTTCTAGTTCATTTCTCGTGAGTTTGGTTGGGGATCTCCCTTGGCTGCCCTGTCAATGAGGAGTTTCTGAGCAAGAGAGCTTGGAGACACTAACAGAAGCACTTCCATATCCCCTCTAACCAGCCTTTGTTCCCAGTACTGCTGTTTCCCAGTCTGCTCCAGACCCATGAAGGAGCAGGAGTAGAATCCAAGGACAAGTGTCCCTCATGCCTCCCAGTGTGAGTTTGTGGGTAGATTCTGTGCTTTGGGAACAGTTTTATGTCACAGCTCGTAACTCAGGGCCTTCTATATCCAAGCTGACCATTAAACCACTGCAATGTCATAGTAATGGTTTCTCCACGGAAAAGCAGACAATTCCACCCAGGCTTACAGAGGGATCACTCAAAGGAGGCTGAAAATGGCACTGCAGACCTATAGATGCAGCACACTAGAGAAAACCTCAagccttggctgggcgcagtggctcatgcttgtaatcccagcactttgggaggccaaggtgggcagatcatgaggtcaggagatcgagaccatcctggctaatacggtgaaaccctgtttctactaaaaatacaaaaaaattagccgggcatggtggcgggcacatgtggtcccagctactggagtggctaaggcaggagaatcacgtgaacccaggaggcggagcttgcagtgagccaagatcgtgccactgcactccagcctgggtgacagagcgagactctgtctcaaaaagaaaaaaaaaaaaaaaaaaaacctcaagccTTGACTTCTCATGTtaagatgaggaagctgaagctcagaaaggAGCACAGGCAGCAAGGACAGGGCCAGGTGGCTCCTCACCTTCTCCCCAAGGCTCCTTCCCTTACCACTCTGATTAGATCCTTGCTGGTCCATTTGTGCCAGAGTAGAACTACCAAGCACTAAAGAATCGACTATGAAGTCTTGATCATCCTCTCTCTCCCTAGGATATTCATGAAGAGTAGAGGTATCACACCTTTCTCCGAGATCCCTGCCTCATGTCAGGGCTTGGGTGGGGGTGGATGGTGTCCCTGGGAGCCACACATTCCATCTGTAACTATCACACTGTTGCTGGCTGGGAAAGATCTGGTGGGAGAAACTGGGCCCAGTTTGAAGCCATCCTCATGCAGTTATCAGAGGAGATTGACTGTGAACATCAGGAATATGTGGGGAAAAGAGATCTGTCTTTAGAGTTACTAGCACTGCTGACTGGAAAATCTTAGACTTGGCAGAGATATTGTAAAGTAACTGGTCTTGTCTCGCTTCCCTCCATTGCATGAATACCTTCCATGCAACacaattttccaatttttgtttgGAACACCTTAAGGTACGTAGAGCTCATACCTCCCATTCCTTTGTCGGATGGCCTCCATTGCTAGAAAGGTTTTCCTTACACTGGGCAGAAGC is a genomic window of Chlorocebus sabaeus isolate Y175 chromosome 12, mChlSab1.0.hap1, whole genome shotgun sequence containing:
- the LOC103219202 gene encoding olfactory receptor 13C7-like is translated as MEVANQSIVAEFVLLGLSDQPRLEKTFFVLILLMYLVILLGNGVLILVTVSNSHLHMPMYFFLGNLSFLDICYTTSSIPLVLDGFLTPRKTISFSGCAVQMFLSFAMGATECVLLGMMAFDRYVAICNPLRYPVVISKAAYVPMAASSWVAGGANSLVQISLAVQLPFCGDNIINHFTCEILAVLKLACADISINVISMGVANVIFLGVPVLFIFVSYIFILTTILRIPSAEGQRKAFSTCSAHLTVVVIFYGTILFMYAKPKSKDLLGADKQDVSDKLISLFYGVLIPMLNPIIYSLRNKDVKAAVRSLVSQKCFTQR